The following coding sequences lie in one Alloacidobacterium dinghuense genomic window:
- a CDS encoding zincin-like metallopeptidase domain-containing protein, with translation MTAWENRPALHLASPSEYRAYYRPSTDSVHMAARSRFVDAPHYYSTLFHELIHSTAHESRLNRTFSDRFGDELYSKEELVTERDRWMTKSEDR, from the coding sequence GTGACGGCATGGGAGAACCGGCCCGCGCTCCATCTGGCCAGTCCCAGCGAGTACCGCGCTTACTACCGGCCAAGCACCGATTCCGTTCACATGGCCGCCCGCAGCCGCTTTGTGGACGCGCCCCACTACTACAGCACCCTTTTCCATGAACTGATTCACAGTACAGCCCACGAGAGCCGCTTGAATCGCACTTTTAGCGACCGCTTCGGCGATGAGCTTTACAGCAAGGAGGAATTAGTTACAGAGAGGGATAGGTGGATGACAAAATCAGAAGACAGATGA
- a CDS encoding cupin domain-containing protein — MISKYRIFVLTAMTCGASLTVVLAQNGAQNVASGHRDILLQTTQSWNGKPYTHYSTGQPQLTTIKLTIAPHTALPWHTHPFPNVVYVLSGTLTLHDRDSGKTLVVHEGQAVGESVDDVHRGESGDEPTVLLITYAGTPGVPTSVPARGEKAEY, encoded by the coding sequence ATGATTTCTAAATACCGCATCTTCGTACTGACGGCCATGACCTGCGGAGCATCTTTGACGGTCGTACTCGCTCAAAACGGGGCTCAGAACGTTGCAAGCGGCCACCGCGATATCCTGTTACAGACTACACAATCCTGGAACGGCAAACCGTACACACATTATTCAACCGGGCAGCCGCAACTCACAACGATCAAACTGACCATTGCACCACATACCGCTCTGCCATGGCACACCCATCCGTTTCCGAATGTTGTCTATGTGCTATCCGGCACTCTCACTCTGCACGACAGAGACAGCGGTAAAACGCTGGTTGTTCATGAGGGGCAAGCCGTAGGGGAGTCCGTTGACGATGTGCATCGGGGAGAGTCGGGTGATGAACCTACTGTGCTGCTCATCACCTATGCCGGCACTCCAGGTGTTCCGACCTCAGTTCCGGCGAGGGGAGAGAAAGCGGAGTATTGA
- a CDS encoding alpha-amylase family glycosyl hydrolase — MPSDLLSRKSTHFVLWRPLLGMAAPALVIGRFQFGNPPTLADSKRLPLKPVSGVTGLWHIAATDCGMTDGTVYHYWFEVESTNPDRPGGAILCTDPTAWTVDWRLIPPPLKVPFDDEDRQPAGVVLFSSDKLQPCDPGGEHMDTGQDMPSPALPPNNQLVIYELPTAWARAGTGDSGIGTGSFQDVLALVQTDAIGANFSDLAVTAAGNSYLRDLGVNSLELLPPADSFFKRDWGYDTAHYLAPDSELGQPEGYSWPTANRDLSRLVGACHANKIRFFVDMVMAFSRNEPYQHVAFDPFCIDDANDHMSDPDAQTSRSTPSNPQPRDGFGSTLFRYTRALTSAFYDPETGSDQPNMIPARQHMYTQLARWMSDFRIDGIRMDSVENVANWDFVGGFKNRARAAWEARWKAAGLEGSGDDRFLVVGEELTVPMALLTQGRLDGLWNDHFRVLVRAAVFGTNAADEGEPTFEWTVRKAIDCRILGFTDGTQAVNYITSHDVEGKARERLFTSFTKYAGFAAVDAIRRIKLAFACLLTAVGVPMILAGEEFGDLHTRFDVNGNVSQDGGKQVAPVHFDLLDGSDPLPNLRQDLLAYVSRLVKLRTSCFALGVNDTSFLHTDFNDGKRVLVWQRGPGPDGSLVVVVANFSDWGTTPAQDGQYVVANWPGGRNWTEVTQQREVPGEWAGREPLFPWEAKVYLSPTP, encoded by the coding sequence GTGCCTTCGGACCTGCTTTCGCGCAAATCTACGCACTTCGTTCTGTGGCGTCCGCTGCTGGGGATGGCAGCGCCTGCTTTGGTGATCGGTCGCTTCCAGTTTGGAAATCCGCCTACGCTGGCAGACTCGAAACGGTTGCCATTGAAGCCAGTTTCTGGAGTGACCGGGCTATGGCACATTGCCGCGACAGACTGCGGGATGACTGATGGCACGGTGTATCACTACTGGTTCGAAGTGGAGAGCACAAATCCAGACCGGCCAGGCGGCGCGATTCTCTGCACGGATCCAACAGCATGGACCGTGGATTGGCGGCTGATTCCGCCGCCGTTGAAGGTACCGTTCGACGACGAAGATCGGCAGCCTGCAGGGGTCGTGCTGTTTTCCAGTGACAAGTTGCAGCCATGCGATCCGGGCGGTGAACACATGGATACCGGGCAGGATATGCCATCTCCCGCGCTGCCGCCGAATAACCAACTCGTGATCTATGAACTGCCAACGGCATGGGCGCGTGCGGGAACGGGTGATTCCGGCATTGGCACGGGCAGCTTTCAGGATGTGCTTGCACTAGTGCAGACCGACGCCATCGGCGCAAACTTTAGCGATCTTGCTGTAACCGCTGCTGGCAATTCATATCTGCGGGATTTGGGCGTCAATTCGCTCGAACTGCTGCCGCCGGCGGACAGTTTCTTCAAGCGCGACTGGGGCTACGATACAGCGCATTACCTCGCGCCCGACTCGGAGTTGGGTCAACCAGAGGGATATAGTTGGCCGACGGCGAACCGCGATCTCTCGAGACTGGTGGGCGCTTGCCATGCAAATAAGATTCGCTTCTTTGTAGACATGGTGATGGCGTTCTCGCGTAACGAGCCATACCAGCATGTCGCCTTCGATCCGTTCTGCATCGACGATGCGAACGACCACATGAGCGATCCGGATGCGCAAACGTCACGCTCTACGCCAAGCAATCCTCAACCACGCGATGGCTTCGGAAGCACGTTGTTCCGCTACACCCGCGCACTAACGAGTGCGTTCTACGATCCAGAAACCGGAAGCGATCAGCCAAACATGATCCCAGCGCGGCAGCACATGTATACGCAACTGGCGCGCTGGATGAGTGACTTTCGCATCGACGGCATCCGGATGGATAGTGTGGAGAACGTTGCAAACTGGGACTTCGTCGGCGGCTTCAAGAACCGTGCGCGGGCGGCGTGGGAAGCGAGGTGGAAGGCCGCGGGGCTCGAGGGGAGCGGCGACGATCGGTTCCTCGTAGTGGGAGAGGAGCTAACCGTGCCCATGGCGCTGCTCACGCAGGGGCGGCTGGATGGTCTGTGGAATGATCACTTCCGCGTGCTGGTGCGGGCGGCGGTGTTCGGCACAAACGCAGCGGATGAAGGCGAGCCTACGTTCGAGTGGACCGTGCGTAAGGCCATCGACTGCCGTATCCTCGGTTTCACAGATGGTACGCAGGCGGTGAACTACATCACGTCGCACGATGTGGAAGGCAAGGCGCGCGAGCGGCTGTTCACTTCATTCACCAAGTACGCTGGGTTCGCCGCGGTCGATGCAATCCGGCGTATCAAGCTCGCTTTCGCTTGCCTGCTGACCGCCGTAGGTGTGCCGATGATCCTTGCAGGCGAGGAGTTTGGCGATCTGCACACACGCTTCGATGTGAACGGAAACGTCTCGCAGGATGGCGGCAAGCAGGTGGCGCCCGTGCACTTCGATCTGCTGGATGGCAGCGACCCGCTTCCGAACCTTCGCCAAGACTTGCTAGCGTATGTCTCACGGTTAGTGAAGCTGCGCACAAGTTGCTTCGCGCTGGGCGTCAATGACACAAGCTTTCTGCACACTGACTTTAATGACGGCAAGCGTGTGCTCGTATGGCAACGCGGGCCAGGGCCGGATGGGTCGCTGGTGGTGGTGGTCGCGAATTTCTCAGACTGGGGCACGACGCCCGCCCAAGACGGTCAGTATGTCGTAGCCAACTGGCCCGGCGGACGAAACTGGACAGAAGTCACGCAGCAGCGCGAGGTTCCCGGCGAGTGGGCCGGTCGCGAGCCGCTCTTCCCATGGGAAGCGAAGGTCTATCTTTCGCCGACACCATAG
- a CDS encoding polysaccharide biosynthesis/export family protein: MPGAMLRGLMVLLMAAGQLCYAQATQAAPDAAMSGVAKTPEVVPATYKIGMGDVLHITVWEEPQLTETAVVRPDGKVSMPLVTEVDVAGLTPEAAQQVLTERLVKFVHKPRVTVTVQEIHSRMVYITGEVQRPGAYPLMDAMNVVQLVARAGGLTDFAKQKQVYVLRGGTSARLNVNYEKVLKGQAPQQNVELAPGDTVVVP; encoded by the coding sequence TTGCCTGGCGCTATGCTCCGCGGGCTCATGGTTTTGCTCATGGCTGCGGGGCAGCTCTGCTATGCGCAGGCGACGCAGGCCGCACCAGATGCAGCAATGAGCGGTGTCGCAAAAACGCCCGAAGTGGTGCCCGCGACTTACAAGATTGGAATGGGCGATGTGTTGCACATCACCGTTTGGGAGGAACCTCAACTTACTGAGACGGCCGTGGTGAGGCCGGACGGCAAGGTTTCCATGCCATTGGTGACTGAGGTGGATGTGGCAGGGCTAACTCCGGAAGCGGCGCAGCAGGTGCTGACAGAGCGGCTGGTCAAGTTCGTTCATAAGCCGCGCGTGACGGTGACCGTACAGGAAATTCATAGCCGGATGGTGTACATCACCGGCGAGGTGCAGCGGCCGGGCGCGTATCCGTTGATGGACGCGATGAATGTGGTGCAGTTGGTGGCGCGCGCAGGCGGACTGACGGATTTCGCAAAACAGAAACAGGTGTACGTTCTGCGCGGGGGCACGAGCGCGCGGCTAAACGTGAACTACGAGAAGGTTCTGAAGGGGCAAGCCCCACAACAGAACGTGGAGCTAGCGCCAGGGGACACTGTGGTGGTGCCATGA